The following coding sequences lie in one Polynucleobacter asymbioticus genomic window:
- a CDS encoding aspartate carbamoyltransferase catalytic subunit, which produces MSLDTTLVNTPLSSPVNQFNSSGELTHLLTLEGLPKEQILHILDTAQQFVSITDPAREVKKVPLLRGKSVFNLFFENSTRTRTTFEIAAKRLSADVINLDISTSSTAKGESLLDTIDNLVAMQADIFVVRHSVSRAPIEIAQHVPPHVHVVNAGDGSHQHPTQGLLDMYTMRHFKKDFSGLKVAIVGDIVHSRVAKSNICALRTLGCTDIRAIGPESLLPSDLDMLGVKVFHSMEEGLKGVDVVMTLRIQKERMEAGQVPEGDAFFKQYGLTPTRLALAKPDAIVMHPGPMNRGVEIDSAVADGPQSVILNQVTFGIAVRMAVMSIVAGN; this is translated from the coding sequence ATGAGTCTAGATACCACTTTAGTGAATACTCCATTGAGCAGCCCCGTAAACCAATTTAATAGTTCTGGTGAGCTAACTCATCTTCTCACCCTAGAGGGTTTACCTAAGGAGCAGATTCTACATATTTTGGATACCGCTCAGCAGTTTGTGAGCATTACGGATCCTGCTAGAGAGGTAAAAAAAGTACCTCTACTGCGAGGTAAAAGCGTATTTAATCTCTTTTTTGAGAACTCTACACGCACGCGAACTACTTTTGAGATTGCTGCCAAACGTTTATCGGCCGATGTAATTAATCTGGATATCTCCACTTCTTCTACGGCTAAAGGTGAGAGTCTTTTAGATACCATTGATAACTTGGTAGCTATGCAGGCAGATATTTTTGTTGTACGCCACAGCGTCTCTCGGGCGCCGATTGAGATTGCTCAACATGTTCCACCACATGTGCACGTTGTGAACGCGGGTGATGGTAGTCATCAGCATCCTACGCAAGGCTTGCTTGATATGTATACGATGCGCCACTTTAAGAAAGACTTTAGTGGACTAAAGGTCGCTATCGTTGGCGATATCGTGCATAGCCGTGTTGCTAAATCCAATATCTGTGCATTGAGAACTTTGGGCTGTACTGATATCAGGGCTATTGGCCCTGAGAGCCTGCTACCAAGTGACTTGGATATGCTTGGGGTTAAGGTCTTCCATAGCATGGAGGAGGGTCTTAAAGGTGTTGATGTGGTGATGACTCTGCGTATTCAGAAAGAGCGCATGGAAGCTGGTCAGGTACCTGAGGGCGATGCCTTCTTTAAGCAATATGGCTTAACCCCTACACGCCTAGCCTTAGCTAAACCCGATGCCATTGTGATGCATCCAGGCCCAATGAATCGTGGCGTAGAGATAGATTCAGCAGTTGCAGATGGCCCGCAATCTGTCATCTTGAATCAAGTGACCTTTGGTATTGCGGTGCGGATGGCGGTGATGTCGATTGTTGCGGGGAACTAG
- a CDS encoding glycosyltransferase translates to MTRILIVYQSKPAIVPGLEKGFENAGVETITFLANEHHHWVDKYVFHAINKWAHNLRILKKGKFLFSRHPLTHWNYLNTELVKFYKENNPDFVFFIHGIHYSESTLTQINVPKIAWLVDPVQDPNRLALFSKDLDWYFSYSKIAIRVLNELGFTNTSYLPHAVDHHEFRYIPGTKKSIDISFVGKHSVHREKFILAALEVTNKVSLYGSRWVAPALSKPSLLKAIKGIECYGEKLNKLYNSSKVVLSIIARPENALEAQSGINMRPYEILASGSILCSDNYDELHPELINNQNLILFNNIDEFKQSLSMLLDDKKKIENVAALGRDFIEGRFSYDEMAKTILAKFKEIQDGTSS, encoded by the coding sequence ATGACCCGTATTCTTATTGTTTATCAATCTAAGCCAGCCATCGTTCCAGGACTGGAAAAGGGGTTTGAAAATGCTGGGGTAGAAACAATTACCTTCCTGGCAAATGAACATCACCATTGGGTCGATAAGTACGTATTCCACGCGATTAATAAGTGGGCTCACAACCTTCGGATTCTTAAAAAGGGGAAGTTTCTTTTTTCAAGACACCCATTAACGCATTGGAACTATCTCAATACAGAGCTAGTGAAGTTTTACAAAGAAAATAATCCTGATTTCGTATTTTTTATACACGGCATTCATTATTCAGAATCAACGCTCACCCAAATTAATGTCCCTAAGATTGCCTGGTTAGTTGACCCAGTTCAAGACCCTAATCGACTAGCTTTATTTTCTAAGGATCTTGATTGGTATTTTTCTTATAGCAAGATTGCGATAAGAGTATTGAATGAGCTGGGATTTACAAATACAAGTTATTTGCCACACGCAGTCGATCATCATGAATTCCGCTATATTCCTGGCACTAAAAAATCAATTGATATCTCGTTTGTTGGCAAACATAGCGTACACCGGGAGAAATTTATTCTAGCGGCATTAGAGGTAACCAATAAAGTTAGTCTCTATGGCTCAAGGTGGGTGGCACCTGCTTTATCTAAGCCGTCGCTACTTAAAGCAATCAAAGGCATTGAATGCTATGGGGAAAAGTTAAATAAGCTCTACAACTCATCCAAAGTTGTTCTGAGCATTATTGCAAGGCCAGAAAATGCACTAGAGGCTCAAAGCGGAATCAACATGAGGCCTTACGAAATTTTGGCTTCGGGATCAATTCTTTGCTCTGACAATTACGATGAACTCCATCCAGAATTAATTAATAATCAGAACTTAATTCTTTTTAATAATATTGATGAATTCAAGCAATCACTCTCTATGCTGCTTGATGACAAGAAAAAAATTGAGAATGTTGCAGCATTAGGAAGAGATTTCATTGAAGGCCGCTTCTCTTATGATGAAATGGCAAAGACTATTCTTGCTAAATTTAAAGAAATTCAAGACGGTACATCTTCATAG
- a CDS encoding methyltransferase domain-containing protein yields the protein MEEVEDLEPFYSKFRAKTSSNTNSKTLDLGCGGIPRNPFKADLLYGIDIRDSANPNITRSDLAQEGIPHGDASMDYITAFDFIEHVPRVVYLPQIRYSFIELMSEIYRVLTPGGLFLAQTPVYPFSACFTDPTHINPITSETFSQYFDDQLQWGRMYGFNGAFKIESQVRHSTHLISVLRKV from the coding sequence ATGGAAGAGGTTGAAGATTTAGAGCCTTTCTACTCTAAATTCCGCGCCAAAACGTCTAGCAATACAAATTCTAAGACTTTGGATCTAGGGTGCGGGGGTATTCCTAGGAATCCATTTAAGGCAGATCTTCTTTATGGGATTGATATCCGAGATAGCGCTAATCCCAACATTACTAGATCTGATCTTGCGCAAGAGGGAATTCCCCATGGGGATGCCTCCATGGACTACATTACCGCATTTGATTTTATCGAGCACGTCCCTCGGGTTGTTTATTTGCCGCAAATTCGCTACTCTTTTATAGAGTTAATGAGTGAGATTTATCGCGTTCTTACTCCTGGAGGGCTCTTTCTGGCTCAAACCCCTGTGTACCCATTTTCCGCATGCTTCACAGATCCAACCCATATCAATCCAATAACGAGCGAAACGTTCTCCCAATATTTTGATGATCAGCTTCAGTGGGGGAGGATGTATGGATTCAATGGCGCCTTCAAGATAGAGAGTCAAGTTCGCCATTCGACCCATTTAATCAGTGTGCTGAGAAAAGTTTGA
- the galE gene encoding UDP-glucose 4-epimerase GalE gives MKTILVTGGTGYIGSHTVVALQESGYKVVILDSLCNSKAITLNSIEKISAQAPTFYQGDIRDRTLLRNIFANHPIDGVIHFAGLKAVGESQSEPLKYYDNNVAGSITLLEEMIQAKVDTFVFSSSATVYGEPGTTQYQEGMPTAPINVYGRTKLMVEEILRDSAKANPGLRVACLRYFNPVGAHLSGLIGENPVGTPNNLMPYIGQIALGILPKLKVFGNDYPTPDGTGLRDYIHVDDLAQGHLLALQHLEDHPGALTVNLGTGKPYSVLKMIATFEKVSGKKIPYDLVERRSGDLAEYYANSDLAKTVLGWEAKHGIERMCEDTWRFYKQLDSAQS, from the coding sequence ATGAAGACAATTTTGGTCACTGGTGGAACGGGATACATAGGCTCACATACTGTAGTAGCCCTGCAAGAGAGTGGCTATAAAGTTGTGATACTAGATAGCCTTTGCAATAGCAAAGCAATCACCCTTAACAGTATTGAAAAAATTAGCGCCCAAGCCCCTACTTTTTACCAAGGTGATATTCGAGATCGCACTTTACTGAGGAATATCTTTGCAAATCACCCTATTGATGGGGTGATTCATTTTGCAGGACTAAAGGCGGTGGGCGAGTCCCAAAGCGAGCCACTTAAGTATTACGATAATAATGTGGCTGGCAGCATCACACTCCTAGAAGAGATGATTCAAGCCAAAGTAGATACCTTTGTATTTTCTTCATCTGCAACCGTATATGGAGAGCCAGGGACTACTCAATACCAAGAGGGTATGCCTACCGCCCCTATTAATGTCTATGGCCGCACCAAACTCATGGTTGAGGAAATCCTCAGGGATAGTGCAAAAGCCAATCCTGGACTCAGAGTCGCCTGCTTACGTTACTTCAACCCCGTAGGAGCCCATCTATCAGGCTTGATTGGCGAGAACCCTGTTGGGACACCGAATAACTTAATGCCCTATATTGGTCAGATTGCTTTAGGCATCCTCCCAAAATTGAAAGTCTTTGGAAATGATTACCCAACACCAGATGGCACTGGCCTCAGAGACTATATCCACGTGGATGATCTAGCCCAAGGCCATTTACTGGCCTTACAGCATCTAGAGGATCACCCTGGGGCACTCACAGTCAACCTGGGAACTGGAAAACCCTATAGTGTTCTTAAAATGATTGCCACCTTTGAAAAAGTCAGTGGCAAGAAAATTCCATACGATTTAGTAGAGCGGAGATCTGGAGATTTGGCGGAGTATTATGCAAATTCAGACCTAGCTAAAACAGTCTTAGGCTGGGAAGCAAAACATGGAATTGAGCGAATGTGCGAGGATACTTGGCGCTTCTATAAGCAATTAGATTCAGCACAGTCTTAA
- a CDS encoding O-antigen ligase family protein, with protein sequence MKQNINHTYTKLDWFVILCVFMFPVTFLTVRHGVHVSLFALLLVAAFQFWHAGVKNIQLDYPRDFFILFIFSGLLLSVLISQIFRGAIHPAAFDGPSRILFAGAVFLLLKNLNIPYIKILGMAIPIALICIFTVIILSPLDPHWMGRYSMYFVDPNTLGSQTFILGLLSLLMIGWSGKKSALLIALQVLGGLLGLYVSIGSGSRGGWLTAPFILLLILLLRLGDISHASQSQKQKMWLQTIAVCIAIFLVFLMGFYFSEKLSTRIISGYFEVLHWFSGANLDTSAGTRLSMWKFGFQFANESLLFGYGEEKNMMQVLQNSPLNIAANETAINTMALTGPHSDILSKLLSAGLFGLGAYLGLLLVPFSIFWKQRNAQDFNVKQAARIGLFYITGILIAGLSNEQLSLKYLCTFYGLMIAVLLAQVLHKPSAGRIN encoded by the coding sequence ATGAAACAGAATATAAATCACACGTATACAAAGCTCGACTGGTTTGTAATTTTGTGTGTTTTTATGTTCCCAGTGACATTTTTAACTGTTCGTCATGGCGTGCATGTCTCATTATTCGCTTTGCTCCTGGTTGCTGCTTTTCAGTTCTGGCATGCTGGTGTAAAAAATATCCAACTTGATTACCCGCGGGACTTTTTCATCCTGTTCATTTTTTCGGGCTTGCTTCTTTCGGTTTTAATTTCCCAAATATTTCGTGGGGCCATTCATCCTGCAGCATTTGATGGACCATCCCGAATCTTGTTTGCCGGGGCAGTCTTTTTATTGCTTAAGAATCTAAACATTCCTTACATAAAAATATTGGGTATGGCGATCCCAATTGCACTTATATGTATTTTTACTGTGATTATTTTGAGCCCCCTTGATCCACATTGGATGGGTAGATACTCCATGTATTTTGTTGATCCGAATACCTTGGGATCTCAAACCTTCATTCTTGGCCTCCTATCTCTCCTGATGATTGGTTGGAGTGGAAAAAAATCCGCCTTATTAATTGCCTTGCAAGTGCTTGGCGGCTTGCTGGGCTTATATGTTTCTATTGGCTCTGGATCGCGCGGTGGCTGGCTCACTGCACCATTTATCCTTTTGCTTATTTTATTGCTAAGGCTTGGTGATATTTCTCATGCCAGCCAATCGCAAAAGCAGAAAATGTGGCTACAGACGATTGCGGTTTGTATTGCTATCTTCCTTGTATTTTTAATGGGATTTTATTTTTCAGAAAAGCTATCTACTCGAATTATTAGCGGTTATTTTGAAGTTCTCCATTGGTTTAGTGGGGCTAATTTAGATACATCTGCTGGTACTAGACTAAGTATGTGGAAGTTTGGCTTTCAGTTTGCAAACGAGAGTTTGTTATTTGGCTACGGCGAAGAGAAAAATATGATGCAGGTTTTACAAAACAGCCCGCTTAATATCGCTGCTAACGAAACTGCCATTAACACTATGGCATTAACTGGCCCACACAGTGATATTCTGAGCAAGCTCTTGTCTGCAGGCCTCTTTGGATTGGGTGCTTATTTAGGCCTATTGCTCGTACCATTTTCTATCTTTTGGAAGCAGCGTAATGCCCAGGATTTCAACGTAAAGCAAGCCGCCAGAATTGGTCTTTTTTATATCACTGGCATATTGATTGCTGGGCTTTCAAATGAGCAGTTGTCCCTCAAGTACTTATGTACTTTTTATGGGCTGATGATTGCTGTGCTATTGGCGCAGGTACTACATAAGCCTTCAGCAGGGCGTATCAATTAA
- a CDS encoding glycosyltransferase family 4 protein yields the protein MTDAKVILFSDSSINIGGQELQELQQMRSLNALGFQTILLCKPMSAISTRAKSEGLDVIEIRFRNAFHIPSLLQLFRLAKEKNPTAMFCHGSHDALISALVGMVQVLLGRKRIPVFRVKTFQHGYPLSFAYNYLFSGTVIPSDYLRSRFLANSAINPQKLKVVYPGIDFSALDCLADQLPDPVLNWLDTHPGPVISHGAILRSEKGHSTILKALVEVKKVIPDVRYLIAGEGQDKPLLEAEIAALGLGENVLLTGILKKIAPLLRKSDLAVFPSLIEPLGMFQIEAQYLEVPTIASKVGGIPETMLDQETGLMIESGNVEQWAKAIVWMLSNADHAKQMAKAGKHMVVEKFSLNANTKSLISLFEKA from the coding sequence ATGACTGATGCAAAAGTCATTCTATTTTCTGACTCGTCTATCAATATTGGTGGTCAAGAGTTGCAAGAGTTACAGCAAATGCGCTCGCTCAATGCATTGGGGTTTCAAACAATTTTGCTATGCAAACCCATGAGTGCAATATCTACTCGTGCCAAGAGTGAAGGCTTGGATGTAATTGAGATTCGCTTTCGAAATGCTTTTCATATTCCGAGCTTGCTGCAGCTCTTCCGCTTGGCCAAGGAGAAAAATCCCACAGCAATGTTTTGTCATGGCAGTCATGACGCATTAATTTCTGCGCTAGTGGGTATGGTGCAAGTGCTTCTTGGTCGTAAGCGTATTCCTGTTTTTCGAGTAAAAACTTTTCAGCATGGTTACCCGCTATCGTTTGCCTATAACTATCTTTTTTCTGGGACGGTAATTCCTAGTGACTACCTACGTTCACGGTTTTTGGCGAATTCCGCCATCAACCCTCAGAAGCTCAAGGTTGTTTATCCGGGAATCGATTTTTCAGCACTGGATTGCTTGGCAGATCAACTGCCAGATCCTGTTTTGAATTGGTTAGATACCCATCCGGGACCGGTGATATCGCATGGCGCAATTCTGAGGAGTGAAAAAGGGCACAGCACGATTTTGAAGGCTCTCGTTGAGGTAAAGAAGGTGATCCCAGATGTGCGCTATTTAATCGCGGGAGAGGGGCAAGATAAGCCGCTGTTGGAAGCCGAGATTGCAGCGCTTGGTCTTGGTGAGAATGTATTGTTAACGGGAATATTAAAAAAGATCGCGCCATTACTCAGGAAGAGTGACTTAGCTGTTTTTCCTTCTTTAATTGAGCCTCTGGGGATGTTTCAGATTGAAGCGCAATATTTAGAGGTGCCGACTATTGCAAGTAAGGTGGGTGGCATTCCAGAAACGATGCTAGATCAAGAGACTGGCCTGATGATTGAGTCCGGCAATGTTGAGCAGTGGGCTAAGGCCATCGTCTGGATGCTATCGAATGCTGACCATGCAAAGCAGATGGCAAAAGCAGGAAAACACATGGTTGTGGAGAAATTCTCTCTTAATGCAAATACCAAAAGCCTGATTAGCTTGTTTGAAAAAGCTTAA
- a CDS encoding glycosyltransferase family 2 protein produces the protein MNPNKYSLTFACYNSVEYTKMCIDSMVKHGTPLDRLVVVDNYSTDGTRDYLSTLPLGGRILNSTNLGCGTAWNQGALALQSEWSIIMNNDVLVSPLWIENLIHAAESKNLKVISPALIEGPLDYDFEAFNLHASSEMKDVHRFGSKHAVCLAIHKSVWMDVGYFQPIPKLLGYEDTLFFNELKKSNIQTAITGASWLHHFGSITQTAMKQERGLAEKDGLANRYNYKLLNQSWMQRKLGKIQAKKQQAEASRNEVKEHGMSIHGLRKNNAFEWI, from the coding sequence GTGAATCCTAACAAATATAGCCTGACATTTGCCTGCTACAACTCTGTTGAATACACAAAAATGTGTATTGATAGCATGGTGAAGCATGGCACCCCATTAGATCGGCTTGTAGTGGTGGACAACTACTCTACCGACGGGACGCGCGACTACCTCTCGACACTGCCTTTAGGCGGAAGAATCCTCAACTCCACTAATTTGGGATGTGGGACAGCCTGGAATCAAGGGGCGCTCGCACTTCAAAGCGAATGGAGCATCATCATGAACAATGATGTTCTCGTGTCACCCCTGTGGATTGAGAACCTGATTCACGCTGCAGAATCCAAAAACCTCAAAGTCATTAGCCCAGCGCTCATTGAGGGGCCACTGGACTACGACTTTGAAGCATTCAACCTTCACGCTAGCTCAGAAATGAAGGATGTACATCGCTTTGGCAGTAAGCATGCAGTGTGCCTAGCCATTCATAAGTCAGTCTGGATGGACGTAGGCTATTTCCAGCCAATCCCTAAGCTCCTTGGCTATGAAGACACCTTGTTCTTCAATGAGCTCAAGAAGTCGAATATTCAAACTGCGATTACTGGTGCATCGTGGCTACATCACTTTGGCTCGATCACCCAAACTGCTATGAAACAAGAAAGAGGGCTCGCAGAAAAAGATGGCTTAGCGAATCGCTACAACTACAAATTACTGAATCAGAGCTGGATGCAAAGAAAGCTTGGGAAGATTCAAGCTAAAAAGCAACAAGCTGAAGCGAGCCGAAATGAAGTCAAAGAGCATGGCATGTCCATACATGGACTCAGAAAAAATAATGCCTTTGAGTGGATTTAA